One region of bacterium genomic DNA includes:
- a CDS encoding PorV/PorQ family protein: MLNKKLQQVSVNLFFSLLSTLYFLLPNAEAGADTAADFLKLGIGARASALGEAFCAVADSVDAIYYNPAGLARLKQKEVCAMYGDKREDTARTSLVYAQPLQEWEAGGVLGIGIIYQDLGEIELRDKSNQPQGSINPAEFAVIFSYAKKYYENLLLGGNVKYIQRELKKIKAKGAAFDLGLLYFPQIPKSLNLSGTGLTTGLCLENIGSKIKGDELPLNLRLGVAYSALNNLTCSLDVNQHLYNSDLCWNLGLEYRYSLLAVRLGYFDKGRQIKGLSYGFGIKYLGYQLDFANLASGEMEDAEDMNRISLSVSW, from the coding sequence GAGCAGACACCGCCGCAGACTTCTTAAAACTTGGCATTGGCGCAAGGGCATCTGCTCTGGGTGAGGCATTTTGTGCTGTAGCAGATAGTGTTGACGCTATCTATTACAATCCGGCAGGATTAGCCCGCCTGAAACAAAAAGAGGTCTGTGCAATGTATGGCGATAAACGAGAGGATACTGCCCGCACATCACTAGTTTATGCCCAGCCATTACAAGAATGGGAAGCTGGTGGCGTATTAGGAATAGGTATCATCTATCAAGACTTAGGTGAGATAGAACTGCGTGATAAATCTAATCAACCACAAGGTTCTATCAATCCTGCTGAGTTTGCCGTGATTTTCTCCTATGCGAAAAAGTATTATGAAAATCTATTATTAGGTGGGAATGTAAAATACATCCAACGCGAGCTTAAGAAAATAAAGGCTAAAGGCGCTGCCTTTGACCTTGGTCTCCTATATTTCCCACAAATCCCAAAATCCCTGAACCTGTCAGGAACAGGTTTAACTACAGGTCTGTGTCTGGAGAATATAGGTAGTAAGATAAAGGGTGATGAGTTACCGTTAAACTTACGGCTTGGTGTAGCGTATTCGGCCTTAAATAATCTCACCTGTAGTTTAGATGTGAACCAACACCTTTATAATTCCGACTTATGTTGGAATCTTGGGCTTGAATATAGATATAGTTTGCTGGCTGTCCGACTGGGCTATTTTGACAAAGGAAGACAGATAAAGGGATTGAGTTATGGGTTTGGAATAAAGTATCTGGGCTATCAGCTTGACTTTGCCAATCTTGCCAGTGGTGAGATGGAAGATGCAGAAGATATGAACCGCATATCCCTCTCAGTGAGTTGGTAG